In the Topomyia yanbarensis strain Yona2022 chromosome 3, ASM3024719v1, whole genome shotgun sequence genome, one interval contains:
- the LOC131688109 gene encoding uncharacterized protein K02A2.6-like, whose protein sequence is MGAPYHPATNGQAERFVQTFKDKLKALKCERKDVQLELYKILMAYRRTIHPTTGESPSMLVFGRQLKSRLDLIIPSDTNTSSNRERNIAVRDFGVDDRVSARDFLSSSKWQFGTVMERVGKLHYIVKLDDGRIWKRHVDQLQPGPVKEASDKEALIDANEVYCSSRARNMLLPPPIQLPPEQGYNNQGSYQQTRSTDDQTKMPTHFQTSTDHFVELSRENKSEQANEASFRSTDISRRSTRIRKPPNRLDL, encoded by the coding sequence ATGGGAGCACCATACCACCCAGCTACAAACGGGCAGGCTGAGAGATTCGTCCAAACCTTCAAAGACAAGCTGAAGGCTTTGAAGTGTGAACGCAAGGATGTCCAGCTGGAACTGTACAAAATTCTGATGGCGTATCGACGTACCATTCATCCCACAACCGGCGAATCTCCATCTATGCTAGTATTCGGGAGGCAATTGAAGTCGCGGTTAGATTTAATTATTCCGAGTGATACAAACACAAGTTCTAATCGCGAGAGGAATATTGCAGTGAGAGATTTTGGTGTTGACGATCGAGTTTCGGCTCGTGACTTTTTGAGTTCATCGAAGTGGCAATTCGGAACGGTGATGGAACGCGTGGGCAAACTTCATTACATAGTTAAATTGGATGATGGTCGCATTTGGAAACGACACGTAGATCAACTTCAACCCGGTCCAGTGAAGGAAGCATCTGATAAGGAGGCTTTGATCGATGCTAATGAAGTTTATTGCAGTAGCCGAGCTAGAAATATGCTGTTACCTCCCCCAATTCAGTTACCGCCTGAACAGGGCTACAATAACCAGGGCAGTTACCAACAAACGAGATCAACAGACGACCAAACGAAAATGCCAACACACTTCCAAACATCAACTGATCACTTTGTAGAACTTTCAAGGGAAAACAAATCCGAACAGGCAAACGAAGCAAGTTTCAGGAGCACTGACATATCTCGGCGATCCACTAGAATCAGAAAACCTCCAAATAGATTAGATTTATAA